The DNA window ctaaagcggccgtattggcatgtgttgcaatgttaatatttcctcattgatgtataaactatcagactgcgtggtcgctagtagtggctttcagtaggcctttaacgggccgcatgtggcccccaggccttaatttgcctagaTCTGATCTAAATGTGCGccaaaacacatttctccaaaaattTTGACAGTAAATTTAATTTCGAAATTGcacttaaattcttctactgataataaataaataagaacaCATTAATAGCTTTATAGTGGAAAAGCTTTGGTTTTAGAATTGCtgtgaagaaaagaaaaaaagtgtaataCCGCAGCCGGCCTGAGGATGGTGCTGTTTCAGCGCTCACCGCTAGACATGTAAAAACAATGGCGGACTAGTGCCGTGGTGGAAGTGGATGCCGCTGGGTGGGTTGAGCTGCTGGCTGCGGGAACACGGCAGGAAGACGGCGGGCACACACGCCGGTGCTTGGCCGGATAGGGGGATCACTTTACCCGTAGCGGGGGTTCCTTTGAGGGGGTTTTGTCCTCGCTGAGCCTCGGGAACAGGTCGGACATGAACGGGGTAAGTTGGCTTTCTCTCGGCGCCTCACTCAAACGGAAGAAATGTGCCATGAATAACTCAGTCGTGCTCATTTGTGACTTTTTAATTCAACTTGGCACCCAGATTTCACTTTAATGCGCTCCAAAGAGCTTTAAAAAGCGCCATCTTTTATGACAAGCTAACAGGCTACTTGTGCCTGGAAGCTAACTCCTCACGGTTGGCTAAAAGCATTCTTAGCGTTATCCTCAAACCAATAAAATGCTATCACACACACTTagagttattttttatttttttttatttaatgtagaTCTTTATTTCACTGCAGGTATTCATGGTTTGTGTTTAATAGGAACTGTAAGAGTGGGTGAGGCCCCGCCCACTAAGTTTCACATGCATTTAAACATAggcgcagcattggctgctgtaacgcgagaaattgggccgccatcttgaagtggtgatgaggagccggcgagcagcctaaactgacagttaacaggtagaaaacaaatatgctaaactgacagttgacaggcagaaaataaacaaagatgctaaactgacagttgacaggtagaaaacaaaaatgctaaactgacagttaacaggcagaaaacaaagatgctaaactgacagttaacaggcagaaaacaaagatgctaaactgacagttgacaggtagaaaacaaagatgtcaaACTGACGGttcacaggtagaaaacaaagatgccaaactgacatttgacaggtagaaaacaaagatgctaaactgacagttgacaggtagaaaacaaagatgctaaactgacagttgacaggtagaaaacaaagatgctaaactgacggttgacagttagaaaacaaagatgctaacctgacagttgacgggtCAAAAACCatgatgctaaactgacagttgacaggtaggaaacaaagatgctaaactgacagttggcaggtaaaaaacaaagatgctaaactgacagttaacaggcagaaaacaaagatgctaaactgacatttgacaggcagaaaacaaagatgctaaactgacatttgacaggcagaaaacaaagatgctaaactgacagttgacgggtagaaaacaaagattctTAACTGAcagacgggtagaaaacaaagatgctaaactgacagttgacaggtagaaaacaaacaaagatgctaaactgaccgttgacaggtagaaaacaaaaatgctaaactggCAGTTAACAGGCAGAAAACAacgatgctaaactgacagttaacaggcagaaaacaaagatgctaaactgacagttgacaggtagaaaacaaagatgctaaactgacggttgacagttagaaaacaaagatgctaacctgacagttgacgggtCAAAAACCatgatgctaaactgacagttgacaggtaggaaacaaagatgctaaactgacagttgacaggtagaaaacaaagatgctaaactgacggttgacagttagaaaacaaagatgctaacctGACAGTTGACGGATCAAAAACCatgatgctaaactgacagttgacaggtaggaaacaaagatgctaaactgacagttgacaggtaaaaaacaaagatgctaaactgacagttaacaggcagaaaacaaagatgctaaactgacagttgacaggcagaaaacaaagatgctaaactgacagttgttgggtagaaaacaaagattctaaactgacagacgggtagaaaacaaagatgctgaactgacagttgacaggtagaaaacaaacaaggatgctaaactgaccgttgacaggtagaaaacaaagatgtcaaactgacagttgacaggcagaaaacaaagatgctaaactgacagttgacaggtagaaaacaaagatgttaaactgacagttgacggatagaaaacaaacaaagatgtCTAACTGACAGTtaacaggcagaaaacaaagatgctaaactcacagttgacaggtaaaaacaaagatgctaacctgacagttgacaggtagaaaacaaagatgctaaactgacagttgacaggaagacaacaaatatgctaaactgacagttgacgggtcgaaaacaaagatggtgttcggCGTTtacctgctcaaatgagcggactgttgaaaataggaataagggggattacttttcacaagtaagattacgtgatatgaaactgtgtgatgtaatatactgtattatactgtaagtgttttcatgttcgaaataaacatttgttttgaaggggtaattgccaacttcctgttgatttttgctgaaggatgtcaatgaatgaaatgtaggtctaagtgagacctacatagagtttcatgtctctacgagattcataccggaagttacaagcagttttgtctgtgttttcttcccaagagagttttgtctgtgttttattcctaggaagcgcgagagcgcaattttgagtaaaTTTTgagtaaattttttttattagatcgcaattttcaccagtcctgatgtgtgtgtccagtttgttcgagttttattgcattttaagggggtcaaattacagctcaaagaggtggcggaataataaagaataataataataaaaaaaccttagaaatacaatagggtcttctctcccaaagggacattcggtccctaataacgcAGTAgtgcatcatgtagtaacggtaactgagttactgaatataaaaattGTATAAACTGAATAGAGCAATTCCCATTGGCTCaactgttagctgacttttgctagcttttatttatgatttagaatgcataaattcATGGTGGATGTGATTCAAACTCGTGGTTGTGTCTTCGTCCCACACAGGAAGTCGTATGCGGCACCGACCTCCTCTCCATTCCAAGCTGCACGGTGTCGACACCCGTGGTTCACCACGACAACGCCATCACCGCCGCGCCAGAGGAGGGGGAATGTTCTCCGCCGCGCGGTCGGAGGAACCACATCCAGAGGCAGGATGACGGTAACcgtttgttttatattttgcggCTGGATGCGTGACAATACCGAACATTGACTAAAAAGGCTCTGAGCGACATGTCCACTCCGATCAGTTAAAGACGTCAAAATGTGACTAAAACAAACGTTTACAAGGTCTTAAAGTTATGGACATGCTCACTTTACTAAACCGGGGAACCTCACTTTATTCGAATTTGGCTATGTCTTTAAAATATGAGCTTCAGTGTTaggaagggggtgggtgggtgtaaggatcggtgtaactcggcctgtcgctgccaccacagcctgggagggcaatagactacagactgcggtgaagtaggccggcttcgtcgcgtgaagaaaccttcaatttttggttgtgtattCCGCTCCATTTGCATAAtggcgatatatgatatatatctccatatttgttccgtaaagtaaaaacaaaacagtcttagttacctaagatactaaaataatgacttaagaAGTCAacttaatgacttactgtaagtaagcatttgaaaaaaagagttaaaagtgaagccacatgctgacatatgttcaagtcatcatgcttaatttgttACAgcttttgggaagcctgtagttgatttttattatgtaaatgttatatttttatcaacatgtgatagcagggaaactaggctgctacattactaatgattattgtaactatagctgaaaaaatagtacaatagcaataggagagactattcatccctgaacaccatggagttcatgtaggctttatgatgcacttacattattatgtcAACTATcggagacagaaactcttcatttaacataatgtccttttttgctgcttcaacacaggaaaaaaagtgaaataacttagttgttaactgtaggtcaataatgcttgtctttctctcagacagagggctttgctgtccacacaccgcacagtgagctaatgttacgctttAAGCtaattagatttcacctcaaggactgcgagcgggCTGAGCTgctgcttatgtttctagaaAATCAATGGGATCATAGTGATGTTACCAGTAGTTGATTTCGAGAGAGTCCGCTGCCCAGGCTGGAGAGAAAACGGCTTGGACTCCGAGGCAGAAAGCCGGCGCTCCCCCTGCTGGCCGGATGGATCTACTTCCCTTCTGCGGCGCTACTCTGCTACCACAAGCCGCCTCCGCTGCCCCCGCCAGGCCCGGGGGGTCTCTGACACTGACAGACTCATCAAAGCCAAGAAAACGTAGGCGCGCTTTATTTAACCGCTTATGTTGCCCGGCTCTCAAATGTTGTCATTTTCCCTTCATAGCGGCGGAGGGAAGAACTGCCAGATCcagaaaattacagacttctttCCAAAAAGACGGAGCAATCGGCAAAGCAAAACGGAACTGAAGGTATTGTCGTGGCGCCGGAAGGAGGAAAAGTTGCGCCCGTTTTGAAATCTCTTTTGGTTTTGTGTCTCCAGCTTGAACAGAAGCAGCTAATAGATGACCTCATCACGCGCGGAATAGAGGAAGGAATGCGGGTATGGAAGTTGCACACACCTGCCACCGTAAACATGCTCTCTCTGCTTGATTGCAGCTAAATAGCTAGCATAGAACGCTAGCTTGTTATCAtgggaacagttagcatgcttGCAAGATGGACACAAGTCTCAAAGCCCATGAATTTTGGGTTCAAATGATCAAAATGAGCTAAGATGCTAGCATTGTAtgtcaaaatgctaacattagcttgttatcatgggaacagttagcatgcttGCAAGATTGACACAAGTCTCAAAGCCCATGAATTTTAGGTTCAAGGgatcaaaatgagctaaaatgctagcaaaaaTGTTCAGCATGCTAATGTATGCTTGGTACCATGGCAACAGTTAGCATGCTTGCAAGATGGACGCAAGTCTCAAAACCCATGAATTCTGGGTTCAAATTATCAAAATGAGCTAAGATGCTAGCATTgtatgtcaacatgctaacattagcttgttatcatgggaacagttagcatgcttGCAAGATGGACACAAGTCTCAAAGCCCATGAATTTTAGGTTCAAGGgatcaaaatgagctaaaatgctagcaaaaatgttcagcatgctaatgttagcttggtACCATGGCAACAGTTAGCATGCTTGCAAGATGGACACAAGTCTCAAAGCCCATGAATTTTGGGTTCAAATGATCAAAATGAGCTAAGATGCTAGCTTTgtatgtcaacatgctaacattagcttgttatcatgggaacagttagcatgcttGCAAGATGGACACAAGTCTCAAAGCCCATGAATTTTAGGTTCAAGGgatcaaaatgagctaaaatgctagcaaaaatgttcagcatgctaatgttagcttggtACCATGGCAACAGTTAGCATGCTTGCAAGATGGATGCAACTCTCAAAACTTATGACTTTCAGGTTCAAAGgatcaaaatgagctaaaatgctagcataatacattagcatgctaatgttagtttgTTATCATGGGAACAGTTAGCATGATGGACAAAATGAACTAAGATGATAGCATAATATGTCAGCCTGCTGATGTTAGCTTGTTATCAtgggaacagttagcatgcttGCAAGTTGGACACAAGTCTCAAAGCCCTTGAATTTTAGGTTCAAATAATCAAAATGAGACAAAATGCCAGCAAAAAatttcagcatgctaatgttagcttgttatCATGAGAACAGTTGGCATGCTTGCAAGATGGACACAAGTCTCAAAACTTATGAATTTTAGGTTCAAATGTTTAGAATGacttaaaatgctagcataaaacatcagcatgctaacgttagcttcttatcatgggaacagttagcatgtttgcaAGATGGATGCAAGTCTCAAAAcctatgatttttaggttcaaatgatcatccatttttctaccgcttattcccttttggggtcgcggggggcgctggcgcctatctcagctacaatcgggcggaaggcggcgtacaccctggacaagtcgccacctcatcgcagggccatcacagatagacaacattcgcattcaaatgatcaaaatgagctaaaatgctggcaaaaaatttcagcatgctaacgttagcttgttATCATGGTAAAAGTTAGCATGATAGACAAAATGAGCTAAGATGCTCGCATaatatgtcagcatgctaacgttagcttctcataatgggaacagttagcatatTTGCAAGATAGACACAAGTCTCAAAACTTATGAATTTTAGGTTCAAATGATCAAAATGAACTAAAATGCTAGCAAAAAATTtcagcatgttaacgttagcttgTTATCATGAGAACAGTTAGCATGCTTGCAAGATGGACATAAGTCTCAAAACTCTTGAATTTTAGGTTCAAATGATCAAAATGAGCTGAAATGCTAGCAAaacatttcagcatgctaacgttagcttgttATCATgagaacagttagcatgtttgtcAAAACATATGAATTTTAGGTTCAAATGTTTggaatgagctaaaatgctagcataaaacgttagcatgctaatattagcatagcataggaaaagttagcatacttctaagatggcgccaagtatcaaaattccTGATTTTCAGGTGTAAACATATAAACTTGGATAAAAAGCCAGAATAAAACGTCATGTAACTGTGGTTGTGTTCAAGATGCAGTACATGGAGGGAAAGTGTTAGCGTGTTTATGTTCAAGATGCAGTACATGCAGGGAAAGTATCATCATGTAACTGTGGTTGTGTTTAAGATGTAGTACATGGAGGGAAAGTATCATCATGTAACTGTGGTTGTGTTCAAGATACAGTACATGGAGGGAAAGTATCATCATGTAAGCGTGTTTATGTTGAAGATGCAGTACATGGAGGGAAAGTATCATCATGTAAGCGGGGTTGTGTTGAAGATGCAGTACATGGAGGGAAAGTATCATCATGTAAGCGGGGTTGTGTTGAAGATGCAGTACATGGAGGGAAAGTATCATCATGTAAGCATGGTTGTGTTCAAGATGCAGTACATGGAGGGAAAGTATCATCATGTAAGCATGGTTGTGTTCAAGATGCAGTACATGGAGGGAAAGTATCACCATGTAACTGTGGTTGTGTTCAAGATGCAGTAATTGAAGGGAAAGTATCACCATGTAACTGTGGTTGTGTTCAAGATGCAGTACATGGAGGGAAAGTATCATCATGTAACTGTGGTTGTGTTGAAGATGCAGTATATGGTGGGAAAGTATCACCATGTAACTGTGGTTGTTTTCAAGATGCAGTACATGGAGGGAAAGTATCATCATGTAACTGTGGTTGTGTTCAAGATGCAGTACATGGAGGGAAAGTATCATCATGTAAGCATGGTTGTGTTCAAGATGCAGTATATGGAGGGAAAGTATCACCATGTAACTGTGGTTGTGTTCAAGATGCAGCACATGGAGGGAAAGTATCATCATGTAATGTGGTTGTGTTCAAGATGCAGTACATGGAGGGAAAGTATCATCATGTAACTGTGGTTGTGTTGAAGATGCAGTACATGGAGGGAAAGTATCACCATGTGAGCGTGTTTATGTTCAAGATGCAGTATATGGAGGGAAAGTATCACCATGTAACTGTGGTTGTTTTCAAGATGCAGTACATGGAGGGAAAGTATCATCATGTAACTGTGGTTGTGTTCAAGATGCAGTACATGGAGGGAAAGTATCATCATGTAAGCATGGTTGTGTTCAAGATGCAGTATATGGAGGGAAAGTATCATCATGTAACTGTGGTTGTGTTCAAGATGCAGTACATGGAGGGAAAGTATCATCATGTAACTGTGGTTGTGTTCAAGATGCAGTACATGGAGGGAAAGTATCATCATGTAAGCATGGTTGTGTTCAAGATGCAGTACATGGAGGGAAAGTATCATCATGTAACTGTGGTTGTGTTCAAGATGCAGTACATGGAGGGAAAGTATCATCATGTAACTGGTTGTGTTGAAGATGCAATACATGGAGGGAAAGTATCACCATGTGAGCGTGTTTATGTTCAAGATGCAGTATATGGAGGGAAAGTATCACCATGTGAGCGTGTTTATGTTCAATATGTAGTATATGGAGGGAAAGTATCATCATGTAACTGTGGTTGTGTTCAAGATGCAGTACATGGAGGGAAAGTATCATGTAACTGTGGTTGTGTTCAAGATGCAGTACATGGAGGGAAAGTATCACCATGTAACTGTGGTTTTGTTCAAGATGCAGTACATGGAGGGAAAGTATCATGTAACTGTGGTTGTGTTTAAGATGTAGTACATGGAGGGAAATTATCGTGTAACTGTGGTTGTGTTTAAGATGTAGTACATGGAGGGAAAGTATCACGTAACTGTGGTTGTGTTCAAGATGCAGTACATGGAGGGAAAGTATCATCATGTAACTGGTTGTGTTCCAGATGCAGTATATGGAGGGAAAGGGCAGAGCCGTTTTCTCCACACGCCGCTTCCGTAAAGGCGAGTACGTGGTGGAGTACCATGGCGACCTCCTGGGGATGACGGACGCCAAAAAGCGAGAGGCGGAATACGCCCAGAACCCAGAAACTGGCTGTTACATGTACTACTTCCAGCACCTCTGCATCACCTACTGGTAAACACCCTTTGTTGTTGTCGTCATGTGACCACCAAAACCCCTTTGTTGTTGTCATCATGTGACCACTAAATCCACTTAGTTGTTGTCGTCATGTGACCATTAAAACCACTTTGTTGTTGTCGTCATGTAACCACTAAATCCACTTAGTTgttgttgtcatgtgaccactaaAACCACTGTGTTGTTATGTGACCACTAAAACTACTTAGTTGTTGTAGTCATGTGACCGCTAAATCCACTTAGTTGTTGTCGTTATGTCACCACTAAAACTACTTTGTTGTTGTCGACACGTTGCGAGTAAAACCACTTTGTTGTTATTGCTgtgactaaaaccactttgttgttGTCGTCATGTGACCACTAAAACCACTGTATTGTTGTCATATGACCACTAAAACTACCTATTTGTTGTAGTCATGTGACCACCAAAAGCGCTTAGTTGTTGTCGTTATGTGACCACTAAAACTACTTTGTTGTTGTCGACACGTTGCGAGTAAAACCACTTTGTTGTTATTGCTgtgactaaaaccactttgttgttGTCGTCAAGTGACCACTAAAAGCATTTAGTTGTTGTCGTTATGTGACCactaaaaccaaatttttgttgtCGACACTTTGCTATTAAAACcactttgttgttattattgctgtgactaaaaccactttgttgttGTCGACACGTTGCAATTAAATCCACTTAGTTTTTGTTATTGCTGTGATTAAAACCACTGTGTTGTTGTCATATGACCACTAAAACCACTGTGTTGTTGTCATATGACCACTAAAACTACTTAGTTGTTGTAGTCATGTGACCACTAAAAGCGTTTCGTTGTTGTCGTTATGTGACCAGTAAAACTACTTTGTTGTTGTCGACACGTTGCGagtaaaaacacttttttgttaTTGCTgtgactaaaaccactttgttgttgttgtcatgtgaccactaaaaccaaatttttgttgtCAACACGTTGCGATTAAAACcactttgttgttattattactgTGACTAAAACCACTTCGTTGTTGTCGTAATGTGACCACTAAATCCACTTAGTTGTTGTCGTCATGTGACCGCTAAATCCACTTAGTTGTTGTCGTCATGTGACCGCTAAATCCACATAGTTGTTGTCGTCATGTGACCACTAAATCCACATAGTTGTTGTCGTCATGTGACCACTAAAACTACATAGTTGTTGTAGTCATGTGACCACTAAAAGCGTGTAGTTGTTGTCGTTATGTGACCACTAAAACTACTTTGTTGTTGTCGACACGTTGCGAGTAAAAActctttgtttttgttattgctgtgactaaaaccactttgttgttGTCGTCATGTGACCACTAAAACTACCTAGTTGTTGTAGTCATGTGACCACCAAAAGCGCTTAGTTGTTGTCGTCATGTGACCGCTAAATCCACATAGTTGTTGTCGTCGTGTGACCACTAAAACCACTGTGTTGTTATGTGACCACTAAAACTACTTAGTTGTTGTAGTCATGTGACCACTAAAAGCGTTTAGTTGTTGTCGTTATGTGACCACTAAAACTACTTTGTTGTTGTCGACACGTTGCGAGTAAaacctttttgttgttgttattgctgtgactaaaaccactttgttgttGTCGTCATGTGACCACTAAAACTACTTAGTTGTTGTAGTCATGTGACCACTAAAAGCGTTTCGTTGTTGTCGTTAAGTGACCAGTAAAACtactttgttgttgttgacacGTTGCGAGTAAAACCACTTTTTTGTTATTTCTgtgactaaaaccactttgttgttGTCGTCACGTGACCACTAAGAGCATTTAGTTGTTGTCGTTATGTGACCactaaaaccaaatttttgttgtCGACACGTTGCGATTAAAACcactttgttgttattattactatgacTAAAACCACTTAGTTGTTGTCGTCATGTGACCACTAAATCCACTTATTTGTTGTCGTCATGTGACCACTAAAACCACTGTGTTGTTATGTGACCACTAAAACTACTTTGTTGTTGTAGTCATGTGACCACTAAAAGCGTTTAGTTGCTGTCGTTATGTGACCACTAAAACTACTTTATTGTTGTCGACATGTTGCGAGTAAAAccactttgttgttgttattgctgtgactaaaaccactttgttgttGTCGTTATGTGACCACTAAAACCACAGTGTTGTTGTCATATGACCACATAAACTACTTAGTTGTTGTAGTCATGTGACCACTAAAAGCGTTTCGTTGTTGTCGTTATGTGACCAGTCAAACTACTTTGTTGTCGACACGTTGCGAGTAAAACCACTTTTTTGTTATTGCTGTGACCAAAACCACTTTATTGTTGTCGTCATGTGACCACTAAAAGCATTTAGTTGTTGTCGTTATGTGACCATTAAaaccaattttttgttgttgacacGTTGCGATTAAAACCACTTTGTTGTTATTACTgtgactaaaaccactttgttgttGTCGTCATGTGACCACTAAATCCACTTAGTTGTTGTCGTCATGTGACCACTAAAACCACTGTGTTGTTATGTGACCACTAAAACTACTTAGTTGTTGTAGTCATGTGACCACTAAAAGCGTTTAGTTGTTGTCGTTATGTGACCACTGAAACTACTTTGTTGTTGTCAACACGTTGCGATTAAAACCACTTTGTTGTTATAGCTgtgactaaaaccactttgttgtcGTCGTCATGTGACCACTAAAAGCATTTAGTTGTTGTCGTTATGTGACCACTGAAACTACTTTGTTGTTGTCAACACGTTGCGATTAAAACCACTTTGTTGTTATAGCTGTGACTAAAACCCCTTTGTTGTCGTC is part of the Nerophis ophidion isolate RoL-2023_Sa linkage group LG08, RoL_Noph_v1.0, whole genome shotgun sequence genome and encodes:
- the kmt5aa gene encoding N-lysine methyltransferase KMT5A-A; translated protein: MNGEVVCGTDLLSIPSCTVSTPVVHHDNAITAAPEEGECSPPRGRRNHIQRQDDGWRENGLDSEAESRRSPCWPDGSTSLLRRYSATTSRLRCPRQARGVSDTDRLIKAKKTGGGKNCQIQKITDFFPKRRSNRQSKTELKLEQKQLIDDLITRGIEEGMRMQYMEGKGRAVFSTRRFRKGEYVVEYHGDLLGMTDAKKREAEYAQNPETGCYMYYFQHLCITYCVDATKETGRLGRLINHSKKGNCQTKVHDIQGVPHLILVAARDIEDGEELLYDYGDRSKASIAAHPWLKH